Below is a window of Phoenix dactylifera cultivar Barhee BC4 chromosome 7, palm_55x_up_171113_PBpolish2nd_filt_p, whole genome shotgun sequence DNA.
TCCTCATCTATTACAATTTTGATGTGATGCACAACAATCATCCACTAAGGCTGCCTAGCTTGATCTCATATAATATCAGGTGCGTATCATCAAAGCCATCCAGCCTCCTCCACCCCTTACTTCCCCATCTCAGGTCATACATACCCAATACCAATTTAATCGGTCATCTCTATACAAAATTGTTGTACCTTGAGAAGGCTGGCTAGTAAGGACATTAAGACTaccaaaaaatatgaaagtatcAAATCAGTTAATCTTCTCATTTATTTCAGCTTTGTTTGATTGATCTATTTCAGCTTTAAAGTGTCATGAAGACAGTTTCACATAAGGAGTTTAATGAACCTCTTTAAACATGTCAGATTTCATGATGTAGGTTTGCCCAAGCACAAGCTCTGGACAAGCAACTAAATAAAATCTTGGATTTGTAGTGTGAGCAACTACAAAGCCATAATTTAGTAGAAGCATCAGCATTAGCTTAAAGCATATACATCTGGACGgagaaaattttcataaaaagtGACAGGTGCTATGATAGATATTATTTCCTAAACTACCAAGAAGTATTAGATGAGTTGTCAGCATGAATATACCATCCAAAGTGACTCGCAACCCCACAGAAACACATTTGGAAGGAAATTAAATGACATATTCAAAGGAACTGCACAAAACAACCTAGAAAATGAAGATAATGTAGAGCTTCATCAAATACAAATAACCATTTAAAATATGGAGAATAGAACATTAACAATGCAGATATAAATCAATGCACAATAATCAATATTGCATGAATgccacaaaaaaataaataaataaaatttcaaaatgacACTGCTGAATCAAACCATACAGTAATGAGTTAAGCAACAGAATAATATAGTAAGATACAAAGCAGGAAAGAAGAAGACTTAAAAACAGGCACAGACCACTGGAAGATGATCCTGAATCACTACTAGAACTGTTTGAACTACTACATTTGCTGCTTCTAAGTGCTGTATCTTTCTCTATAACCACTGGAGGATAGCTTGAAATAGGAGGGTCATTGCCACCAATATCCACATCTTCATCAGCTGGCTCATTGCCTGCACATAAACAAGAAAGAATGATGCAATTGTAAGATGAAGTATCTAACTCACAACTGTGTGTGGAGTTGAGAAAATCATTGGAGTGGAACAAGAAGTTAACCTTTGCAAGGATGCCTGGAGGAATTGCTAAGTCCGGATTCATTTAAAATCTGCAAGAGAAGTTAGTGCAGAGTTAGGTACATACATGGGGTAAATACCTTATTTATAAAGTCTAAAAAATCAATTTCCACCTCCATTTCACAAGGCTCAGCTTTTGCTTTCTGCCCTGACTGTTTCTTTAGCAAATGATCATCCAGAAGCTTCTGTAATTGAAACAGATTATCATCACCAAGAGAATCGATATCAATCTCTATCTCCTCCTCGTTAGTTTCATTTGCATTGCCGGTATGCCTCGTCAAAAAATCAAGGATGTGCACTGGAAGCTTGCCTAAAGTTTCCAAGCGCCTGCCCAGATTCTGcttctcctcctctgtcatCATTGGCTTGACGGTCTCAGGCATAACAATATTGTGATTAATAGGAGATGCTTTCCTCTTCTTTGGCTGCAACACCGACTTGGCACCTTCTGTTTCTCTTTTAACAGCTGCATCAGCTGCAGccagtttcttttcaataggtTTCCATCTTGTTTCAAAAAATTTGCTCATGATATCTGCCATGATATGTACATCATTACCAGGTGGATTATAGGTCATGGCATTGGTGAAAGTAAGCCTCACATCTGAGACAAAACCCCACAGGCTAGAATAAGCACCTGAAGCTATCCTACTCTTAATTGTTCCCAAATCCATTGGATGCTTAATAACATGGAAATAATCTGGGATATTCAACTTCACCACATCAACAGGAGTATTAAACACCCATGCATACTGGTGTGCCATCAAGCGCTTCAGAAGTGCCTCACACTGTTTCATCAACATGGCATAGGAGTTGCTAATAAGAGGAGGTGGACCCCACTTGGCAGATTCAAACTTTCCCGAGTTCCCACACTTCACTTGCGAAGCATTCTGACCCACAAGATCCCGTTTCTCCACACGCCCATCACTGGAAGACGAGAAGGCAACCCCATTAGCACCTGCCATGCTCTTAGAGAGTATTTTCTTCTGGCATAATTGAACCTGTTCAAGCTCTCCTCTCAATCTAATTTCTAACTCCTTCCTCTCTGGAACAGACAACTTTGACCGAGAAATGACTTGCAATGGGACATTGAAACTATCATGTCTTTCCATGTTTAAGCTTATACACTTCCTTTTTGGAGCACAGGAGTCCTCCGAGTCAACATGGCCTGGGCTACCAAACCCTTCTGACTCATCAATTGTCTCAACTGCATGCCGGTAGTCTGGGACAAAACCTGAAGCGTATCCCTTTGAGAACTTCTGCGTTTTCCCCATCATGGCGTGCAAAAAATCATCAGAGCTATTTCTTCAATTCTTTACAGTCACGCACTCTAAAATaacatttttcctcctagggtTAAAACATCAAATTTTTACAAGTCCACATGCCACATAATCCCTTCTTCCAAACTACAATAACTTATCTCTGTACAGTATAAATTCCAAAACTTGTCGGTGGATTTATACAAATTCTGGACCTTGATGGTACTCGATTCGAATTTCCCTCCAAAATAAGTTGCCTGGTCTCTGTCTTTCTGCTTCAGCATAGACCAATCAACACGCCCACCTTCAATCGGAAGTCTACGACAGGGTTTTGCTCTTTACCGAGAAAACCCAAAATTGAGCAGCAAAAACCTAGCTTCCACCCGAAACCCCAAAACCTAAATCAACGTCAGGAAAACACAAACCTCTTCTCCCGATTCTCATAAAAAAAACCCTAAACGTAGCTCTCCTCCACTAACAAGCCTTTGCACCAAACCTAAAGCTACGAGCAGTAAAATCCCACAGAAATCAAAACCCTAACCCCAAAAACCCACCCCTAGACCGAGAGAACGAGAAAGAGAGAAGCGGAGAACGAATTGAAGGCCGCAAGGTcggaaaaaaccaaaaaaaaacacgGGAAatgcttccaaaatccaatatgAAACCTGGATACCGAGCAGAGAAGCCAATCCTGCGCCGAAGAGAATCTCTAGAACAGAGACCCCTCTTTCTCCCCACTTCTCCTCcgaccccctctctctctctctctcgctttctCTCCGCCTCCTGAGCTTCGAGAGTGAGAGAACGCGAAGCAGCCCCTCACGGAGTTCGGACAAAGGCGAACGCTTGAAGCGGCGTGTGGTCGCCCCTCGTGGCCCGGCCCGCTCGCCCGGTGTCCCCCCGATCGTGGCCGTCCGTTTCCGTTAGTCCAACGGATAGCGCTGTACTTGTTCTGCCAGTTTTGGGTTCATCGAACGGCTGCGATTCGTAGTGGTGTCTTCTTCGTTGGATCCCTGACAAATCAACGGTCATGGATAGCGAAAGGAGGTCATCCAAGATCACAGGtggatttgatcaataaaaaataatttgccTCTTTGTCTTGTATCTCTCATGAAATCCTGGCTATAAAAGGTGGCATTTAACACGTGTAATGTGGACATAACATGTCCTCAAAGGTGAAACCAGCGAAGGCAAAGTGAAAATTAACTAGTAGCTAATAGAAATAGCAACTGCATGCACTTGGTCATGCAAAAATTTCCTGCTATCATGCATCACAAGAAAATTGTGTGAAACATAGGATCTGATTGTACTAAAAGTTGCCAAGTAGGTAGGTTGGAGTATCAAAAAATTTTGTGTGATTCAGCACcactttttaacttttttttcaatgaaaagatattcTCTTAAGAAACTCTTTCAATGTAATCATAATATATACTAGTTTATGCACTCGAAAATCATCAACTAGTGTTCTTAGTTTTAAGAGTAGAAGATGAGAATGATATCATATCCTTGAGCAGAAAACTTCTTGGAGCTTAGATATGAGCTGCgtatgatgcaaaaataattatGTATCGTGGTATCAGTTTTTGCAGGACAAAAGAGAGGATTTTATTTGCATGTTGTAATTAAAAAGCTAAGAGTCGACCTTGtccataaaaaaatttatgcaagACATCATAATCTTTATGATGCTATAATTTACTTAGTATGATACCTTGCCACCAAATTATCGTGATATAGGATTACAAAATTaccaaatcaaataaaaatcattAGCCCATGGGTCAATTGGTTGAATTAAAAAAGTTTACCCTATGGTTGTAGAAATGTTTTCTCCACATCTCCTGATAGTATAAAGAAGGTATTTAAAAACTGGCTTTTTTTAATAGTTTAAATAAATgtgaatatttaaaaataattcaaatgaaaatagataaaaagaAATATAGTTGTTGAGATGAAATCGAGAAATTAGTTTAAATgagaatttatttaattaattgggaGAAATACTTAGAGCAAAGGTGAAGAAATTTATGGAATTTGGATATTTATTGAACTCAATTTAGACTTACATGATGaggttgaaaaataaaaaatctgagACCGATGTGAAAATTAGATCGGGCCTAAGTTTTGAACCCAACCAAATCCATGAATCTTCGAACATGGATTTGACCGCGTCTAATCGGGCGGACGCGAGACGGACATCCGGGACCGTGGGTTAAATTCCAGTAGGCCCCCGGTCCGTTCCGGCCCGACCCATCGCACGTGCACCGCCACCGCGCGCATCTCCGGCGGCAGGTCACCGAAAACAAAAACCTGTGCACGTGAAACCATCAAACCCCGCCCGCTGTATTTCTCTCGCTTCCCCAtgccttctcctctcctcttatCGAAGCCTCCTCGCgcccccttcctccccccttcacctcatcctcctttttcttcttcttcccctcttctcgaCTCGCTTCTTCTCGTTTGTAGGGTTTCTCCTGCGATCCATGGCAAGGTTCGGAGGGAAGCACACGCCGAGGAAGTACGTCTTCCTCTTCTCCGTCGTCGTCCTTCTCGGGATTGTCCTTGTCGCGGACTTCCTCTGGGCCTCTTCGTCCTCGTCCTCGTCCTCCTTTTCGCGCTACTGGTCCACCACCTCGGATCGCTCGCTCGATAGCGTCATCGGTCTGGACTCGGCAAAGGGTGAACAGGTGAGTTGGATCTTGATTCTTTATCACTTTCTTTGCTGGAATCTGCTGCGGAAATTAGATTCTTGAAGAACTGAATCATATTTAGGTTGTTGGTACCAATGTGGGAAGAAATATTGGGTTAGTTGGTATGCGGTACCTTTCTTGCCGAGTCGAAATCTTGTTGTATGATTACTCTTTGCTTGGTGCAAACGtttctcttatttctctttattttctatGCGATGAAaaggtttttttgttttttgtttttttgtgcgCGCGCGCGTTTTTAGACAATTTCTTGAGAATGTGGATGGTAGTtatgcttcatcaaagacaaaatACGAACTACTGGATAGTTTTTAAGGCTAATGTGTTATGTTACTTATGTAGAGACTAAACGCAAAAATGTTCCCTATTCAATTAAGTATTGGTATGCAATAATGACATTGGATGTGATTTTCCGATGGTTGCATCTGCAAGGGGTCCAAAATATTATCTTTCAAATTGTTACCTTCATATAATAAACGAGAATCTAAGTAATTCAGCGTATCAGCTTTCAATGTACTTTTTTACTGTTCATTGCTATTAGATGCTAAACCCTCTGTAGGTATCTAATTAGCAAACATATTTGTTCACAGCTTCCATCTGTGTTATTGTGGGTTTTCAACTATTCCTTCATCCTTATGACAGAAATGTTGATCATTACTCCTTTTGTGGCATTTGCAGATCTTTGTTCTACATGCCTACACCATGTCATGTGTCTTCTCCCACATTATCTTTAATTTTGTTGCAACTCCTCTATGTTTGGCAATATTATCAGGATTCTTATTTCCGTGACAATAATTTCATGCGCTTCTAATATTGATATTGCTTAATAGCATTTTATTAAACACTTTGGTCAAAGTGCCATCATATGGAATCTTCATTTAATGTAAGGTATACTTTGATCTGGTAATGCCTCATAAGCACTTCTCCTCTTAACTAACCTCACTTTTAACTCTATTAAATATAATTTGTCTCTCTGTTCACTATGAATAGGAGTGATTGCAACTAGGTTATCTTGCCCTTCAACTTTAAGGGGTGCCTATTTGCATttgttatatttctttttttcaatgaaaaaagaaaataaaatcaaacattCTAGGCTGCATTCCAATTATATAAAGAAGAGAGGTCAGAACATTTTGTTACTTTGATATGTTGCAAGATTCTAGTAACTAACGTAAAAGCATCATGTATAAAACTCTGAAAAGAATAATTGAAGTTTTCACTACATTTACTTGGGTCATTTTTTGTGAATTTTGGATTCTTCAGTTATTTAGCAATAGGTAGCATGTGTACGAGGAGTTTTCTCTAGTAATGAACTCAAAGAGCTATACCTTCATGTTTTACTTGCTGAGTATTGGGTTAATTTCTTCCCAGAGCACCTAGTCTTCAGTATTCATTTACAGTACCAGCTAGGCTTTGTGTTTTAAATTATTCTCATAATTATTAGTGTGCCTTTTTTAATTAGATCTACAAGCTTTGCATCTTGGACAGGAAAGTTTTTTTATCAAGCATGTTTAGTGTTCCCTGTTTTGGTACTTGTTCGGTAGTTAGATGAAATAATAATCAACTTTCATTTTTTCTCTGCAGACCAAAGGAAAATTGAAAGGTGACAAAGCAAAAGTTTCCAAATATCTGAATGCAACTTTCGCGGATTTACCAGCTCCTCAATTAGAGTGGGAGGAGATGGCTGCGGCACCTGTACCTCGTCTAGATGGTGCTGCTATACAGATTAAGAATCTTTTATATGTGATCGCTGGATATGGCACCATTGATTATGTAAGGGGCCTTAATAAAATTAAGAACTATTTTTTATGCCTTCTAGTAGATTATATTAGATTGCCTTGTCAGGTCTTCATTGGTCCTTGACTTCTTATttgaatgttttttttaattcacaTTTCACAAACAATATGGGGTTCTTGACTGAGCTTTAAGACGACTAgctactgttttttttttgtttttttttaaactttctgGTGACTTTCTTTTGATCAATGTAGAAAAAGAAATGCTGAGATTTTTTTGCCTCCAGCGCTTATATGCCTGTggtcaaatcaatttatgaTAGCTAACTCTTGACACCAACTGGAGCAACCATGTCTGAGATGATTCATAAACAGGGAGTGTGTTGGTTGAAAAATCATGTATCTGCAGAATAAAGTTTTAGATACATGATGAAAGGTGTATAATGCTTCTGATTATCATTGGTGAACCCTGAATCTTAACATACTTAATGAGATAATTAATGGTAAAACTTCCTAACATTTAAGCATTTCTCTATAATAAAAGAAACATTAAATGTGTAATACATATTGTTACAACCCAGgactcacccaaaatggctagccggaaggtattatttgggttcattgatcctgtataagtacccaagatctatccagcgaataactgatgtgggactaaatacacgcccgcacggatccttacatactccccctgttcaagccctgacgtcctcgtcaggctaagggttcaaatctattcaaatctaataacaAACATcatgattggcccgtggtcagtcccaatggatctgtgctgcagtgtcccctagtccacataggttatgggctgggTTCGCTCTGATGCCatgtgtaacaacccaggacctcacccaaaatggctagccggaaggtattatttggcttcattgatcctgtataagtacccaagatctacccagcgaataatcgatgtgggactaaacacacgcccgcacggatcctcacacatATGTTACTGCCAACCACAAACCTCGGATTAATTCATATTCATGCGACTTCTTAATAAACAGTATGCTGGTGGCTTAGCAATATGTTCCATTAAGTGTCTCTAGTTTGCTGATTTTGAGGTCAATACAATAAATGTAAGTACTAATCTGCTCCAAGAAACGATTTTGATGTATAGTTTGGATGTCAGTTTTGTTACCGAGGTTTGGTCCTTGGGAGGAAcatatgatgaagatccaatgagcCACCCACATATTTGACCCCAATTAGATAAAAAAATGTTGGTAATAGTTGTTCGGTTTTCTGACAAACAAGTGTCAGATTTTACCATTTTTATGTCTAACTGTAGGATTGGTACTTATCATCATGATTCTTCATGATCTTATTTGCTTTGTTCTGTGCCTTTTTTCATGTTTTAGGTGCATTCTCATGTGGATATCTATAATTTCTCTGACAATACATGGGGTGGAAGGTTTGATATGCCAAAAGAAATGGCGAATTCACATTTAGGAATGGCAACAGATGGAAGATACATTTATGCTGTCACTGGACAGTATGGCCCACAATGTAGAGGTCCTACAAATCGCAATTTTGTGCTGGATACAGAGACAAAAGTGTGGCATGAATTGCCTCCCTTACCTGTTCCTAGGTATGTATAATTTAACATATATTTATTCTTTAGTTCATTGGCTCATTTTCCTCTTTACCCTATTGTAACCAAGTTTTTCCCCACAAATTCCAGCTCAATTTCTTTAGACCTTCCTCTATTCTGCATCCTCCACACAAATTCAATATCTGTGATTTTTCTTTCCCATTCCAAGAGTGAAAGTTAAACATATTAATGCAATTATTTTCAGGTATGCTCCAGCAACACAACTTTGGAGGGGCAGACTCCATGTTATGGGTGGCAGCAAGGAAGACCGCCATGAGCCTGGTTTGGAGCACTGGAGCCTTGCAGTGAAAGATGGAAAAGCATTAGAGAAAGAATGGCGAAATGAGATTCCAATACCACGTGGTGGACCTCACAGGTTTGTGTACCTTTGTTATCTCGTAATATAAAATGATACTTTGAGaattataatataaaatgaTTCTTGTCATGGCATTTGTATTGATTTGCCCTCTAGTTTTCCTTCATATAATTACATGATCATTGACCCCAAAATATAAGACTTTTTAAGATGTGGGAACATGTGGTTTCCATTTATCTTACTGTTTAATTTTTGCCTTGTACTATCATGTTTTTTGTAACTCTTTAATTGTTTGAAATACAAAGTCCGACTAATATGTTTTTAATAAATACTAATGCTGTGTTTTTTCGttttattgataacaagaaTATGTTGATTAATATTTCTCATGGAAAGTAATGAATGGGCACAGTCTCAGTGTTGGCTCGTCTTTCCTCAATTTTTTTAAGTTCCATGATGCTTAACAAGGAAGGAGGCGGAGAAGTCTCACCTCTAATGTTGTCCTACAACTTAGTTTTGGTGAAGTATATAAACTTTTCCGAGTAAGAAAACTATCAGATGACAAATTTGTTCAAAGTATTGGCATCtactcattcttttttttttttaaatgattatgTTTATTGTTCTAATGTTGCATGCAAAAGTAATTTGGCCCTGGTTGCTGCTTTGGCATAGTTTGCTTGTCCATTCAAGCATTTGCCTGTACTACTATGGAGAAGGCAGCTTTCTCTTTTTTGTTatcttaaaaatcatgggatTTTTTATCAATGGAGATTGGTTgcaattctttttattttcatgtTATTTTCAGTCAAGTTTACCTATAAATCAGCAGAAAGTTGTACAATAATTTGGACCCATCAAAAGTGGTATAACTAGAATTATGAAAGTGGTATAAATAAAATTATccatagttttttttcttttttcttttctttatataCTTATTTTTGTCTGCATTCTCATGTACACTCATGGGCCCTTGTAGCTTTGTTTTGTGATGCACTCTTTCTGGATTTCTGGTACCTTGATTGCTCTAATGAAAAATGGTTTTGTGGTTGTTAGACTTTCTTCAAAGGTTCAATATGTACAAAAGGGAATGTTAGGATTGTTGAAAGTTAGACATGAGCAGCTCAACTTAATGTCATTTTGCTAAATCAACTCAATTCTGTTCTTGAACTCAGCTTGCAATCCAAAACTTTGACCTTCTGCTTGgcttttattaaagaaaaggtGGTGGACTGAGATCTATGGTGGACTGAAGAGAGATGACATGTAGCAAGACAAAGCGGTAAACTAATTTTCTACTGGAAGATGCATTTGATCTAATGGAAAACCTTTTAATTCATTACAGATGACTAATTAGAGATTGATAGTTGAAGAGTTGATGGTTGATTCTTTGCAACGGAGCCATGCAAATGATAATTTATTTGTCTTACTGTTCAGGAAGCTAAAGGATCAAAAATCCTGATAATATCTCGCTTGTCCACTAATTTTTTCATCAATGATATGATATATAGCCATTATCTTGATTCATCAAAGGATTATCAGGTTAACCATAAGGTAGCCTCTGAAGCTGCAGTCTTTTGGACATGTCATGAGACAACCTATAGGATCGTACAGCAGGAATAAAATATTAGTGGATGTAGAGATAATTGTGACAAAAGCTATTTGATGTGATTAATAATAAGATGGAGCATAGAATTAGTTtatcttttttaaatttaaaggtTAGTGTTCCTTTTACAATTGCTACATTGTTTACAtctttattatttttggattgCAAGGATTTAAGTCCTGGTGGGAAAGTAGGGTGTCCCTTTGTCCCGAGTGTCTAGATGGGGCACCATCCTGAGTGCCAGGATGGCATGGGTAGCACAGGGATTAGGATGGGAAGGCACATCCATCATGTCGGGATGCGGCATGCCTCGTTCAACAGGAATAACTGGGATTGCCTTGTTCCACATGCATTAAATCCTTCAGTGATTGTTTGTGTATTATTACTTGGTTGAGGTTTGGTTCTTATGGATAGGTGGTTTAGTAGTTGGAATGCCTGTGAAATGGTGGAACTAGGATCAGAGGTTTGCTTTTTGGAGATGGGGGGCAACATAATGCCATGTACAAATAAAAGTTCACTTGATTGCTTGATATGGAGTAGAGGGTGACACAAACTTGGATCTTTGATATGAAGAAGGGGCGCACAATTAGTGTGTAGAGGATGAAAGTCTTGTAGAAGGGACTGCCCAGGTAAGATACAGTATGAGATTCCGCCACATCTTCCCCCCTGGGGGCTGGGGGGTCTCATTGTTTGTCAAATCTGGGCAAGTATGTATGTGTCAATGTACTTCTATGGTCGCTAGTTCATTGGCAAACATATCAACTTGTTTCCATGTATAAACAGAAAATTAGTTTTTCTGCTAGATTGAGCTGAGATTAACAAAGTctcattctttttccttttatgcATGATGTGTCATCATTTTGCCAATAAAATAACTTTTAGAATCGAGGGTAGGATTTGCTCTGTCATGAATTCAACAAATCTTTTAACTTATATAATCTGTTTCTATTCCTTGTTTAATGCCGTCTTGTAGGTCTAACCTCATATATAACTAGGTTAAGCAAACCTACATATGTTTATTCATGGATGCAAACCAAGATTCTTACTTGGATGCAATATTGACCTAGAGATTATCTTGATTATTCAAGCACAAGCACTAAAACAACCAATGTTTCTTTTGACACCAATGATGCGATTGAATGATTAAATTGGCCCTTTGTCTTTTGTCCTAAGTGGACAAGATGGTGatttttggtaatataacaaGTACATGCAAATTTCATTGTATCCTCTCCTTATCTTGAAAGTTGGACCACAAGCTAAGTGTTATGCTAGATTTAAGAAATCACACGATCCTCATTTTAATGATTGACCACGTAGACTTTAATTACCCTACATTTACAATTTCTAATACTATCTCCTACAGCATGATGACATCTTTGATATTATGCGTGGATTGATAACTAAATGCATGGCTGAGCCCACAAAGAAAAAAGATCTTGCATACAATTTGTTTGATTCCCTCTCTATTCTTGCCAACTTCTGACACCCATGATTGTGGAGGTTAATAGGTCATTACACTCTATTTGTTTAACCTATTATATCATGCCACCATTACTATTTACAAAGGAATGTAGAATTATGTAATTGTGTTTAAGAGCAACTAAAGAACCATTGGTGGAAGGAAGCATATTTTCTCATATTTCTTCTTTTAGTGCACATCTAATATTGTTTTGTTCCTCAtgtcaaaatataatttttctgccAGGGCATGTGTTGTTGCTAATGACAAGCTATATGTTATTGGTGGTCAAGAGGGTGATTTTATGGCTAAACCAGGATCACCAATTTTTAAGTGTTCTCGAAGACATGAGGTATTCATACTTACTACTTTTGTTCTTAAATGCAGTCATTATGCTAATTGAATGAATTCGTTTTCATATTGATTTATCTGGAGTCTATCACAAATTCTTTTTCACTTCACTATTTAAATAAACTAATTTTGGATCTCATTCCTTTTTGTGCCATGATTATCTATTATGAACTTTATGCATcgattatttctttttctctattaTATTCTGTATTGGATTGCCAACTTCTGCTATCAAGTAATTACAAGTGTTGGAGATAATAATATTTATAGATAATTAAATAACATAGCCCAATACAGAAAAGATAACTTACAATAGTAGTTTTAATAGTCTGGTGCATGAAAGTATTTAGAATTTCTCATCAAAATTACCGTAATCAATGAAGATTGTGACTGTAGTACTTTTAAAACTTATGGTGTTCAAACATTGTGTTTTGGATCAGTTTAAGGAATGAAGTTTTGCTTGTCATGCTAGTATCATTTGATAGAAAAGCTAGCATTTTTTGTGTGAATAGCAATGGGGTAGACTGTAGAGTTTAGATTGGGTAAACCCTCCATGTCCACCAATAAATGCATGAACTATACCTCCCTCTTTAGTGGCTGGTTTTATCCTTCGCATACTTGCCCCTTTTGAACCTAGTAGGTTATGTTCAATTCACATGGCTTGGTCTAGTGTTTCTCTAGTATATCAAACATTACAACCATGGCCTTTCAAGAAAATCTAGGTGATTTAAGTGCATCTAAACTAATggacctcccccccccccccccccct
It encodes the following:
- the LOC103715189 gene encoding kelch repeat-containing protein At3g27220-like, which produces MARFGGKHTPRKYVFLFSVVVLLGIVLVADFLWASSSSSSSSFSRYWSTTSDRSLDSVIGLDSAKGEQTKGKLKGDKAKVSKYLNATFADLPAPQLEWEEMAAAPVPRLDGAAIQIKNLLYVIAGYGTIDYVHSHVDIYNFSDNTWGGRFDMPKEMANSHLGMATDGRYIYAVTGQYGPQCRGPTNRNFVLDTETKVWHELPPLPVPRYAPATQLWRGRLHVMGGSKEDRHEPGLEHWSLAVKDGKALEKEWRNEIPIPRGGPHRACVVANDKLYVIGGQEGDFMAKPGSPIFKCSRRHEVVYGDVYMLDDGIQWKQLTPMPKPDSHIEFAWVILNNSIIIVGGTTEKHPITKKMVLVGEVFQFHLDTLTWSVIGRMPFRIKTTLVGFWDGWLYFTSGQRDRGPEDPSPKKVVGCMWRTKLRL
- the LOC103715185 gene encoding transcription factor GTE9-like isoform X1, translated to MMGKTQKFSKGYASGFVPDYRHAVETIDESEGFGSPGHVDSEDSCAPKRKCISLNMERHDSFNVPLQVISRSKLSVPERKELEIRLRGELEQVQLCQKKILSKSMAGANGVAFSSSSDGRVEKRDLVGQNASQVKCGNSGKFESAKWGPPPLISNSYAMLMKQCEALLKRLMAHQYAWVFNTPVDVVKLNIPDYFHVIKHPMDLGTIKSRIASGAYSSLWGFVSDVRLTFTNAMTYNPPGNDVHIMADIMSKFFETRWKPIEKKLAAADAAVKRETEGAKSVLQPKKRKASPINHNIVMPETVKPMMTEEEKQNLGRRLETLGKLPVHILDFLTRHTGNANETNEEEIEIDIDSLGDDNLFQLQKLLDDHLLKKQSGQKAKAEPCEMEILNESGLSNSSRHPCKGNEPADEDVDIGGNDPPISSYPPVVIEKDTALRSSKCSSSNSSSSDSGSSSSDSDSGSSSGSESDEKVASSPMVIKENVRSRAALEQEKSDVLNPLDANRSSNGLDQPEQDADPIPASVEANSHQKGGNTPSERPVSPKKLYRAALLRNRFADTILKAREKTLDQGEKRDPEKLQLEKEELERKKREEKARLQAEAKAAEEARKQAEAEAAAEAKHKRELEREAARQALLQMEKTAEIESSQFLKDLELLRAVPAEHAPSSVGETSPADLQEGIDCFKFGGSNPLEQLGLYMKADDEEEEDGEPSTVLANDVEEGEID
- the LOC103715185 gene encoding transcription factor GTE9-like isoform X2, with the protein product MMGKTQKFSKGYASGFVPDYRHAVETIDESEGFGSPGHVDSEDSCAPKRKCISLNMERHDSFNVPLQVISRSKLSVPERKELEIRLRGELEQVQLCQKKILSKSMAGANGVAFSSSSDGRVEKRDLVGQNASQVKCGNSGKFESAKWGPPPLISNSYAMLMKQCEALLKRLMAHQYAWVFNTPVDVVKLNIPDYFHVIKHPMDLGTIKSRIASGAYSSLWGFVSDVRLTFTNAMTYNPPGNDVHIMADIMSKFFETRWKPIEKKLAAADAAVKRETEGAKSVLQPKKRKASPINHNIVMPETVKPMMTEEEKQNLGRRLETLGKLPVHILDFLTRHTGNANETNEEEIEIDIDSLGDDNLFQLQKLLDDHLLKKQSGQKAKAEPCEMEILNESGLSNSSRHPCKGNEPADEDVDIGGNDPPISSYPPVVIEKDTALRSSKCSSSNSSSSDSGSSSSDSDSGSSSGSESDEKVASSPMVIKENVRSRAALEQEKSDVLNPLDANNQPEQDADPIPASVEANSHQKGGNTPSERPVSPKKLYRAALLRNRFADTILKAREKTLDQGEKRDPEKLQLEKEELERKKREEKARLQAEAKAAEEARKQAEAEAAAEAKHKRELEREAARQALLQMEKTAEIESSQFLKDLELLRAVPAEHAPSSVGETSPADLQEGIDCFKFGGSNPLEQLGLYMKADDEEEEDGEPSTVLANDVEEGEID